The DNA segment CGCCGTTCCTCTACAGCTGCCAGGCTCACGAAACGCCGGCGAATCTCTCCCTCAGGCACGTTCAGGTCAAGGTCCACAACCTCCGTGACCTTTCTTCGGATGTCCGGGGGCAAGGAGTCCAGGAACTGCAGCTTCGCAGTGCCCGGGCCCGCCAAGAATATCTGATCCGCAGGCTCGACCCGGAGGAGTTCCCGCAGGTCCCCCAAGACCTCCTGGTGAAAGATCCGAATCGCCTGACTTCGGAGACGCTGAAACCGCATTTGGGACATGCCACCCTTCTTGTGCTTTCCCAGCAGGTCCACCCCCTTCTTCTTTCGGGCCGTCACCCGGTCCGACGAGACCGCGAAGAGCCGCGCATTCTCGCTATCCAGGATGACCACTGCGATGGACTCCCAATCATCGCGAAGGCGTGCCAGGGGGCGAATGAAGGGAGACGTGTCCAGCACCAGTAGGTTCTTCAGGGGAACCGAGAGCCTGAAGGCCTCGAAGTATTCCTCCTTGGCGCACGAAAAGAGGACCAGCCCCTTCTGTTTTGGCTCAGGCGGGTTATCGGCCAAGTGGGCCCGCACCGAAGCCAGGTTTCTGTCGAAGTTTTCCAGAAGGCCCGGCTTCCCGGCCAGGGCCTCTCGGCAGGCTGTCTCTCGCATCCGCAAAAAGCGATTCACGCGGTTCTTCAGAAGGCGAGAACGGGACTTGGCAGCCCGCGCTGTACGCTTCCCGCCGGTTCCGCGTGTTAGGTCGATGTAGACGCTGAGGTACGTATCCTGTGATTCACGGTCGTAATGGGCGGAGAGGGCAACCAGGTCGATTCTCTTCAATCGATGTAGCAAGGCGGATCATCACGCTGGGCGTCTGACAACCCCACCCGTATATGAATCTTCTTGGCCCCTAAGCACCCGCCAACGATTATATACTTTTCAACCGTTTTCGACCCAATGAACCTCCGTCCTCTTGCCAGGAAGTACGCGCTCCAGAACGCCGTCCTCTATGACGGGCGCGCGGACGAGAAGGCGGTCATTGGCAAGATCATGGCGGAGGAGCCAGACCTCAGGTCCCGCTCGGCAGAGGTCATCGATGTCGTTCGCGAGACGGTCGAGGAGGTCAATTCCCTCCCGCCTGAGAAGCAAAGGGAAGAGCTCGCCGAGATCGACCCCTCTCTGCTGAAGAAAGAGAAAAAGGAGAAGGTGACCGAGCTCCCGGACCTGCCGAACGTCGAGGACGGCGTCGTCATGCGCCTGGCGCCCTACCCCTCGGGTGCGCTACACATCGGCCACACGCGGATGGCTCTCCTCAACGACGAGTACGTGAAGAAGTACGACGGCAAGCTCCTGCTGGTCTTCGACGACACGATAGGCTCCGAGGAGAAGGTCCCCGTCGCCGAGGCCTACGACCTCATCAGGGAGGGCCTGGACTGGCTGGGCGTGGACTGTCACGAGGTCATCTACAAGTCGGACAGGATGCACATCTTCTACGAGTGGGGGGAGAAGCTAATCAAGGGCGGTCACGCCTACGTCTGCGAGTGCCCCGCCGAGGTCCTGAGGGCGCTCCGCGAGAAGGGAGAGGAGTGCGAGCACCGCAATTCGCCGGTCGCCGACAACGTGGAGAAGTGGTTCAGGATGCTCGACGGCTACTACGGCGAGGGCGAGGCAGTGGTCCGCCTGAAGACGGACATGAAGCATCCCAACCCGGCCTTCCGGGACCGCGTCCTCTTCAGGATTCGCAATAGAGTGCACCCCAGGACCGGTGACAGGTTCAAGGTGTGGCCCCTGCTGGAGTTCTCCTGGGCGATCGACGATCACCTCCTCGGAGTCACACACATACTGCGCGGGAAGGACCTCATCATCGAGGACGAGATGGAGAAGTACCTGTGGGACATCTTCGGCCTCCCGCACAGGGAGTTCGTCCACTACGGCATGCTGCGCCTGAAGGAGATGAAGCTGAGCAAGAGCAAGATGAGCCGCGAGATAGAGCGGGGCGTCTACTCAGGAGTGCACGACCCGCGGACATGGACGCTCCAGTCGCTGATGAGAAGGGGGATCGACCCGCAGGCCGTGCGGAACTTCACCCTCGGCTTCGGCGTCAGCCTCACGGACGCGGAGGTGGCGGCGGACAATCTGTACGCGGAGAACCGCAAGCTGATAGACGGGCGGGCGAACAGGTACTTCTTCGTGCCCGATCCCGTGGAGGTACATCTCGTGGGCAAGCCCGACGATCTGGAGGTGGTCCACGCGCCTCTTCACCCCGACGTCGAGGAAAGGGGCACGCGCTCCCTTGACGTCTCGCGGGGCGTGGTATTCGTGGCCAAGGAGGACTTCGACGCCCATGCCGGCAAGGAGGTCAGGCTGAAGGACTTCTGCAACGTGATTCTAGGTGAGCAGGCCGAGTTCACGTCGCTCGAAGTGAAGGACATCCCCAAGATCCAATGGTCGGATGCGGAGGTTCCGGTGATGGTCGTAATGCCGGACGGGAGCGTGCTCGAGGGCTTTGGCGAGTCAGGCCTTGAGGGTGTCAGCTCGGGCGACGTGATCCAGTTCGAGCGGATTGGCTTCGCTAGGATCGAGAAAGGTGTAGGCGGGATTACCGCCTACTTTGCACATCGATAGTTTTCCAGCCGCTACTGGACCATCTCGGTCTCGCCGCAGGAGGGGCACATGACCTCCAGCGGTCTCTTCGACGTCGTGAGCTCGATAGGCGCACCGCAAGCCTTGCAGTTGATTAGCATCGGGCTCGCACTCGCCTCTTCCACAGGAGCGGGTTCCGGCTCGGGCTCTGGTGTAGGCTCCTTTGCTGGCGGTGCCGCGGGCTTTGGCGACCTTCCCCGCCTGAACACGAGAACGAACAGTATGATCACGAGTATGAGCAGTATCAGGGATATCATTGGCATGTCGGCGAGCTTGGCCCATTCGAAGGGGTTCAGTCCCGACCTGACGTATATGGTCTCGACCGCGGTGGCTGTGCCCCCATCGCTCACGCCGAACATCTGGTGTCCCTCGTCAATGCCGTCGGGTATCTTGTACTTCAGCGTTCCCTTGGCGTTCGTCGTCTGCTTGTTGTACATCGGCCCGTTAATCAGTCCGTACTCTATGTTGAACGTCCCTGGAAGTGTGGAGTCGCCCCTGGCCTTGATCTCGTAGGTTATCGTCATCGTGTCCCCTGGCGAGTAGGCCTCCTTGTCGAACTCGAAGCTCATGAAGAAGCCCGCCAGCAGTCGGGACAGGTCCGAACCTCCCACGACGTAGCCCTCATCGATGGCAGTGACTCTGAACCTGTACGAGTCTGCTGGTATGGCCGGTATTTCGAATTGGAAGTCTTCGGTTCCCGCGGGACCAGACTCAATCGGCAGTCCTGCGGCCTCGATAGTGTAGAAGAACTCAGGGCTCGTCATCACGTTGGTGACGAGCTCGAAGGAGACCGTTATCGTGTCTCCCGCTTCATACTCCTTCTTGTCCGCATCGACCAGAAGGTGTCCGTACACGACTTGCACGGCGTCAGAATCCCAATCCTCGTATCCTTCGGTGTTCTTCGCGTCGACTCGGAAGTACAGATTGCCCGAGAGGTCATCCGGAATCACCCACTGCAGTTCGTTGTCGGGCTGTATCGTCCAATAGATCAGGTCTCCTGCCCACCAGCCGTCGCGAATCCAGAAGCGATATGAGATGTCGGCGGTCGTCGTGCCGCTCGTCTGAACCCTGGCCGTGGCGGTTATCGTCTCGCCCGTCAGGTATATGTTCTTGTCGAACTTGAGGGTCACTTCCAGGTCTCCGATCGCTTCCACTTCCACTGTGAACAGCACGATATCGGAAACCGTTACGTCTTCCAGTCGAACCTCGGCCTCCACTTCGAACTCGGTCTCATCAGCTATGTTCGTATCGAGCGTGAAGATGTGAGTCACGGTCCCATCGGTCTTCGTCAGCAGATCGTCCGCTCCGTATGAGGCGACCACGTCACCGTCTTCCCTAACGATGATGTCCACCTCGGCACCCGCTACTCGCTCCCCATTGATATCGACCGACACGTCCACCCGCACAGATTCTCCGGGGGCGTAGACTGCCGGCGGAGCCTTGTCCAAGTTGACATTGACGTCCAAGGTCACAACCTCGAAGTTATCAGCCAGGGGAATCGTGTGATCGGGTGTGGCGGAATCCGTATCATTTAGCCAGAAGTAGACAGTGAACCATCCCGGGGAGGTTCCCGTCCCGAGGT comes from the Candidatus Thermoplasmatota archaeon genome and includes:
- a CDS encoding glutamate--tRNA ligase, which produces MNLRPLARKYALQNAVLYDGRADEKAVIGKIMAEEPDLRSRSAEVIDVVRETVEEVNSLPPEKQREELAEIDPSLLKKEKKEKVTELPDLPNVEDGVVMRLAPYPSGALHIGHTRMALLNDEYVKKYDGKLLLVFDDTIGSEEKVPVAEAYDLIREGLDWLGVDCHEVIYKSDRMHIFYEWGEKLIKGGHAYVCECPAEVLRALREKGEECEHRNSPVADNVEKWFRMLDGYYGEGEAVVRLKTDMKHPNPAFRDRVLFRIRNRVHPRTGDRFKVWPLLEFSWAIDDHLLGVTHILRGKDLIIEDEMEKYLWDIFGLPHREFVHYGMLRLKEMKLSKSKMSREIERGVYSGVHDPRTWTLQSLMRRGIDPQAVRNFTLGFGVSLTDAEVAADNLYAENRKLIDGRANRYFFVPDPVEVHLVGKPDDLEVVHAPLHPDVEERGTRSLDVSRGVVFVAKEDFDAHAGKEVRLKDFCNVILGEQAEFTSLEVKDIPKIQWSDAEVPVMVVMPDGSVLEGFGESGLEGVSSGDVIQFERIGFARIEKGVGGITAYFAHR